Proteins from a genomic interval of Psychrobacter urativorans:
- the cysT gene encoding sulfate ABC transporter permease subunit CysT, with protein sequence MSVTPSQASNATHKKGWLTRLRQRNVLPGFGLSMGITVFSLSLLVVLPFAMMAYTTTQMGWSGFWSTISQPQVAAAIKLSIWMSFLAMLTNMVFGTLVAWVLVRYEFWGKSLINALVDLPFALPTAVTGISLATLYAPNGLIGQWFDKIGIQVAFTPIGIWLALVVVSFPFIVRAVQPVLAELSVEFEEAAAVLGANRLTTFNKVILPELLPALLMGAGMMFARATGEYGSVIFIAGNIPMESEILPLIIISKLEQFDVQGASAVALFMLLISFVILLTINIVQWKLSRRVGAR encoded by the coding sequence ATGAGTGTTACCCCTTCTCAAGCCAGCAATGCCACTCACAAAAAGGGCTGGTTAACCCGCTTGCGCCAGCGCAATGTGTTGCCAGGCTTTGGTCTGAGTATGGGCATTACGGTCTTTAGTTTGTCGTTATTGGTGGTGTTGCCGTTTGCGATGATGGCATATACCACAACGCAGATGGGTTGGAGCGGATTTTGGTCGACCATCAGTCAGCCGCAAGTTGCCGCGGCGATTAAATTGAGTATTTGGATGTCCTTCCTAGCGATGCTCACTAACATGGTATTTGGTACGTTGGTCGCGTGGGTATTGGTACGCTATGAGTTTTGGGGTAAGTCGCTAATTAATGCGTTGGTTGATTTACCCTTTGCCTTGCCAACAGCAGTGACGGGTATTTCTCTTGCGACTTTGTATGCACCGAATGGTTTAATCGGGCAGTGGTTTGACAAAATTGGTATACAAGTGGCGTTTACACCGATCGGTATTTGGTTGGCATTGGTCGTTGTGAGCTTTCCGTTTATTGTCCGTGCCGTACAACCCGTTTTAGCTGAATTATCGGTTGAATTTGAAGAAGCTGCGGCAGTATTGGGTGCGAATCGTTTAACGACTTTTAATAAGGTTATTCTACCGGAGCTGTTGCCAGCTTTACTCATGGGCGCTGGTATGATGTTTGCGCGCGCAACGGGTGAATATGGCTCGGTGATTTTTATTGCGGGTAATATTCCGATGGAGTCAGAGATTTTACCGCTGATTATTATCAGTAAGCTTGAGCAGTTTGATGTGCAAGGCGCATCCGCAGTCGCATTATTTATGCTGCTCATCTCATTTGTGATTTTATTAACCATCAACATTGTACAGTGGAAACTGTCACGCCGCGTAGGAGCACGCTAA
- the yghU gene encoding glutathione-dependent disulfide-bond oxidoreductase, which yields MSKNSKETDMTSTAADTSYKLPKVWTNDKENGGKFASTNSPTAGARHEQTLPVGDAPLQLYSLNTPNGVKVNILLEELAELGIKEAAYDAYQIDISAGDQFGSDFVAINPNSKIPALVDYSAVDAANNKNEPIKLFESGAILLYLAEKFGKFVPLTQGHARAECLSWLMWQVGSAPFLGGGFGHFYAYAPEPMEYPINRYTMETKRQLDVLNQHLKNNKYMCGNNDSDYNIADIIIWAWYGQLVLGKLYDAAEFLQVDSYPHVQRWAQDIAKRPAVKRGVDLSLKPIN from the coding sequence ATGAGTAAGAATAGTAAAGAGACTGATATGACTTCTACGGCAGCAGATACTAGCTATAAACTGCCTAAAGTATGGACAAATGATAAAGAAAATGGTGGCAAATTCGCAAGTACCAATAGTCCAACGGCTGGCGCGCGCCATGAGCAGACGCTACCAGTAGGCGATGCGCCACTACAGCTGTACTCACTGAACACCCCAAACGGGGTGAAAGTAAATATTTTATTAGAAGAGTTGGCTGAACTGGGTATCAAAGAAGCAGCCTATGATGCTTACCAAATTGATATCTCAGCAGGAGATCAGTTTGGCTCAGATTTTGTCGCGATTAATCCTAACTCAAAGATTCCAGCGTTAGTTGATTATTCCGCTGTCGATGCGGCAAATAATAAAAATGAGCCTATCAAGCTTTTCGAGTCTGGTGCCATTTTATTATATTTAGCAGAAAAATTTGGCAAATTTGTGCCTCTGACCCAAGGGCACGCGCGCGCAGAGTGCTTGTCTTGGCTTATGTGGCAAGTAGGTAGTGCACCATTTTTAGGGGGCGGCTTTGGACATTTTTATGCCTATGCTCCCGAGCCGATGGAATATCCCATCAATCGTTATACGATGGAAACCAAACGTCAGCTTGATGTACTTAATCAGCATCTTAAAAATAACAAATATATGTGCGGCAATAATGACTCAGACTATAATATTGCCGACATCATTATTTGGGCGTGGTATGGGCAATTGGTGCTGGGTAAACTTTACGATGCAGCTGAATTCTTACAAGTGGATAGCTACCCACATGTACAGCGCTGGGCGCAAGACATTGCCAAACGCCCTGCGGTGAAGCGTGGTGTGGATTTATCTTTAAAACCCATTAACTAA
- the bfr gene encoding bacterioferritin produces the protein MIGSQKVIDYLNFLLGGELAARDQYFIHSEMYAEWHFGKLYDRISHEMHDETLHAQAIIRRILMLSGAPKMTVNEIHIGSTVPEMLQFDLNLEYEVQQHLKDGIVLCEEERDYVTREMLVIQLKDTEEDHAHWLEQQLRLIDMIGLPNYLQSQMAEVSPNLA, from the coding sequence ATGATAGGCAGCCAAAAAGTCATTGATTATTTAAATTTTCTACTTGGTGGTGAGCTGGCGGCTCGTGACCAGTATTTCATTCATTCTGAGATGTATGCTGAATGGCATTTTGGTAAGCTGTATGATCGTATCAGCCATGAAATGCACGACGAAACCTTGCATGCCCAAGCTATTATTCGCCGTATTTTAATGCTGAGCGGCGCGCCAAAAATGACGGTTAATGAGATTCATATTGGCAGTACCGTTCCTGAGATGTTGCAGTTTGACCTTAATCTTGAATATGAAGTGCAACAACATCTGAAAGACGGCATTGTATTATGCGAAGAAGAACGCGATTATGTCACCCGCGAGATGTTGGTGATACAGCTCAAAGACACTGAAGAAGACCATGCCCATTGGCTTGAACAGCAGTTGCGACTCATTGATATGATAGGTCTACCCAATTATCTACAAAGCCAAATGGCTGAAGTATCGCCTAATCTTGCCTAA
- a CDS encoding (2Fe-2S)-binding protein produces MYVCICNNVKDKQIQAAIASGIDTLDGLKDTLDVATCCGCCEPMVNDYLYEHHANLDVLAFAV; encoded by the coding sequence ATGTACGTATGTATCTGTAATAACGTGAAAGATAAGCAAATCCAAGCGGCAATCGCTTCTGGTATTGATACCCTTGATGGTTTAAAAGATACGCTCGACGTGGCGACATGCTGTGGGTGTTGTGAGCCGATGGTGAATGATTATCTTTATGAACATCATGCCAATCTTGATGTGTTAGCCTTTGCAGTTTAA
- the cysW gene encoding sulfate ABC transporter permease subunit CysW: MQIANSYDYQSNPATKDTPWIRRIFITIAVLFMVIMLVFPLLAVFYEAFKGGWELYLASLVEPEALQAIKLTLITAAIVLPINMVMGVAIAWLVTRYHFKGKQLVTTLLDLPFSVSPVVAGLMFVLLFGLNSTIGGWLEGMGIQIIYAVPGIVLATLFVTFPFVARELIPLMQTQGDSEEQAALTLGATGWQTFWHVTLPNIKWALLYGLILTNARAMGEFGAVSVVSGHIRGETNTMPLLVEIAYNDYNFTAAFALSSLLAALALVTLLVQQVMTKLQDRKFAKSERLVSAPELPVSANATIPNRAE; the protein is encoded by the coding sequence ATGCAAATAGCCAATAGCTACGACTATCAAAGCAATCCTGCGACCAAAGATACGCCATGGATCCGACGCATTTTTATCACCATTGCGGTTCTTTTTATGGTCATCATGTTGGTATTTCCATTGTTAGCCGTGTTTTATGAAGCCTTTAAAGGAGGCTGGGAGCTTTATCTTGCCTCCTTGGTAGAGCCTGAAGCCTTGCAAGCGATTAAACTGACCCTTATTACGGCGGCGATTGTCTTGCCCATTAATATGGTGATGGGTGTGGCGATTGCATGGCTAGTGACCCGTTATCATTTTAAAGGCAAGCAGCTGGTCACGACCTTACTTGATTTACCGTTTTCAGTGTCGCCGGTGGTTGCAGGTTTGATGTTCGTGTTGTTATTCGGACTCAACTCTACGATTGGTGGCTGGCTTGAGGGTATGGGGATCCAAATCATTTATGCGGTGCCGGGGATTGTTTTGGCAACGTTATTTGTCACTTTCCCTTTTGTGGCGCGTGAATTAATCCCTTTGATGCAAACCCAAGGCGATTCTGAAGAACAAGCAGCATTGACGCTTGGTGCAACCGGTTGGCAGACGTTTTGGCATGTGACCTTACCGAATATTAAATGGGCACTATTATATGGTTTGATTTTGACCAATGCGCGGGCGATGGGTGAGTTTGGCGCGGTCAGTGTTGTCTCCGGTCACATTCGTGGCGAGACCAATACCATGCCGCTGCTCGTCGAGATTGCTTATAATGACTATAACTTCACCGCGGCATTTGCCTTATCAAGCTTACTTGCGGCTTTAGCCTTAGTCACGCTCTTAGTACAACAGGTGATGACCAAACTACAAGATCGTAAGTTTGCTAAATCTGAGCGGTTGGTCAGTGCGCCTGAACTGCCCGTTAGCGCCAATGCAACCATTCCTAACCGCGCTGAATAG
- a CDS encoding ArsR/SmtB family transcription factor translates to MSNSRFTMQPLELFKVLSDPTRLRLFQILFQKQARCVQELVDMLDQPQPTVSRHLNHLKKLGILDCVRDGTWMWYKMASNLPVWCQDILDTTYETLQDQTYNNKKSG, encoded by the coding sequence ATGTCTAATTCTCGGTTTACTATGCAGCCCCTTGAGTTGTTTAAAGTCCTATCTGACCCCACTCGTCTTAGGCTGTTCCAAATTTTATTTCAAAAACAAGCCCGCTGTGTGCAAGAGCTCGTCGATATGCTCGATCAGCCACAGCCAACCGTATCACGACATCTGAATCATTTAAAAAAACTCGGTATTTTAGATTGTGTGCGTGATGGTACATGGATGTGGTATAAGATGGCGAGTAATCTGCCCGTATGGTGTCAGGATATCTTAGACACGACTTATGAGACCCTGCAAGACCAAACCTATAATAATAAAAAATCAGGCTAA
- a CDS encoding sulfate ABC transporter substrate-binding protein, which translates to MASRAVWMGGALTTVLLMSGCNPTEANKEQSSGDNTAAAESKDVSLLNVSYDVSRDFYKEYNPLFTSTYQAQHPDSKVDIKQSHGGASKQALSVANGLQADVVTLNQESDMNMLVEKGLVKPDWRQAFPNNAVPYRTTMVLLVRNGNPKKIKDWNDLARPDVEVVMPNPKTSGTARYAFLGAYGAGLHQFKESVDSPTQTNDFIKKILSNVVTYDNGARAATTSFTQRGLGDVLITTENEAHLVATQHAKGKVEIVYPSYSVNIDNPVAIVSAVTDKKGSTAAATAYLKALWDKPAQELMAKMYLRPSDKEVLAAHASTLKDIQTFEPVAVFGEWDSIMNKFFVDGALFDKLAVKTEK; encoded by the coding sequence ATGGCATCACGTGCAGTATGGATGGGTGGCGCGCTCACAACCGTATTATTGATGAGCGGTTGTAATCCCACCGAAGCCAATAAAGAGCAGTCGTCTGGAGATAATACCGCAGCAGCTGAGAGCAAAGATGTCAGCTTACTTAACGTGTCATACGATGTGTCGCGCGACTTTTATAAAGAATATAACCCGCTATTTACCAGTACCTATCAAGCCCAGCATCCCGATAGCAAGGTGGATATCAAGCAATCGCATGGCGGCGCTAGTAAGCAAGCCTTGTCAGTGGCTAATGGTTTACAAGCGGACGTCGTGACCTTAAATCAAGAAAGCGATATGAATATGCTGGTTGAAAAAGGGTTGGTTAAACCCGATTGGCGTCAAGCATTTCCGAATAATGCCGTCCCTTATCGTACCACCATGGTGTTACTGGTGCGTAACGGCAACCCGAAAAAAATCAAAGACTGGAATGATTTGGCGCGTCCCGATGTAGAAGTGGTCATGCCCAATCCAAAAACTAGTGGCACGGCGCGCTATGCCTTTTTGGGTGCCTATGGTGCAGGATTGCACCAGTTTAAAGAGTCAGTCGATTCGCCAACCCAGACCAATGACTTTATAAAAAAGATACTTTCAAACGTGGTGACTTATGACAATGGTGCGCGCGCAGCAACCACCAGCTTTACTCAGCGCGGCTTAGGTGATGTGCTCATTACTACAGAAAATGAAGCGCATTTGGTAGCAACGCAGCATGCCAAAGGTAAGGTTGAGATTGTTTATCCGAGCTACTCCGTTAACATTGATAACCCAGTGGCAATCGTCAGCGCAGTGACGGATAAAAAAGGCTCTACCGCCGCAGCAACCGCCTATCTTAAAGCGCTGTGGGACAAGCCTGCGCAAGAGCTGATGGCGAAAATGTATCTGCGTCCTAGCGATAAAGAGGTCTTAGCTGCCCATGCTAGCACGTTAAAAGACATTCAAACTTTTGAGCCAGTCGCTGTTTTTGGAGAGTGGGACAGCATTATGAATAAGTTTTTTGTGGATGGCGCACTATTTGATAAGTTGGCAGTAAAAACTGAAAAGTAA
- a CDS encoding DHA2 family efflux MFS transporter permease subunit, with amino-acid sequence MVTLTAVQSKYLPYVLAVALFMQILDATILNTALPQMAKALGESPLKMQWAVISYALTLAIFIPISGFLADKYGTRRVFLSAIIIFCIGSLLCAVSSTLNFLISARILQALGGAMMTPVARLILVKSYPRNQLLTVMNFAVIPALIAPLVGPLLGGYLVQYASWHWIFLINIPMGIVGFILGKKLVPALFEDTKRLDWSGFILFAAAACGFTLAVEFASQTGRGLYSLLFVLISSVLLGAYVWHAKRQQFPLFSLSLFSIRTFRIGITGNLFTRLGISAVPFLLPLLLQVVFEFSPSQAGWLLAPIAVGAISVKPFVSKLIQRYSYRTVLVYNTFLLGVLIIMLAQFNNPAHWPWFIPVLTLMGACNSMQFSAMNTITIGDLQGTQTSSGNSLMAVNQQLAISFGIAFGAAMLNLLRERLHIDTLIAFHITYWILGGMTILSGMYFLRLKPEDGRGLY; translated from the coding sequence ATGGTGACATTAACAGCAGTACAAAGTAAATATCTGCCTTATGTACTGGCAGTGGCGCTATTTATGCAGATTTTAGATGCCACGATATTAAACACCGCGCTACCGCAAATGGCGAAAGCGCTTGGTGAGTCACCGCTAAAAATGCAGTGGGCAGTCATCAGTTATGCCTTAACGTTAGCTATCTTTATTCCCATTAGTGGATTTTTAGCCGATAAATATGGGACACGTCGTGTTTTCTTATCCGCGATAATTATATTTTGTATTGGCTCACTACTCTGTGCAGTCTCGTCTACTTTGAACTTTTTAATTAGTGCAAGAATTTTGCAAGCGCTTGGTGGTGCGATGATGACACCAGTGGCGCGCTTAATTTTAGTGAAGTCTTATCCGCGCAATCAGCTGTTAACGGTGATGAATTTTGCGGTCATTCCAGCACTTATTGCGCCATTAGTTGGACCATTACTGGGTGGTTATTTGGTGCAGTACGCCAGTTGGCACTGGATATTTTTGATAAATATTCCGATGGGCATCGTCGGTTTTATACTAGGGAAAAAATTAGTACCAGCGTTATTTGAAGATACCAAGCGCCTTGATTGGTCAGGCTTTATATTATTTGCGGCGGCGGCATGTGGGTTTACACTAGCTGTTGAGTTTGCATCACAAACGGGTCGTGGTCTTTATAGTCTCCTGTTTGTCTTGATATCCTCCGTTCTGCTGGGTGCGTATGTTTGGCACGCGAAACGTCAACAATTCCCATTATTTTCTTTGAGCTTGTTTAGTATCCGTACCTTTCGAATTGGGATTACGGGTAATTTATTTACGCGTTTAGGTATCAGTGCCGTACCGTTTTTATTACCCCTGTTATTACAGGTGGTGTTTGAATTTTCACCCTCACAAGCAGGTTGGTTACTGGCGCCTATTGCGGTAGGCGCGATTAGTGTGAAACCTTTTGTGAGCAAGCTTATTCAGCGCTATAGTTATCGGACGGTTTTGGTCTATAACACCTTTTTATTAGGCGTTTTAATCATTATGTTGGCACAGTTCAATAATCCTGCCCATTGGCCTTGGTTTATACCTGTATTAACGTTAATGGGCGCTTGTAACTCTATGCAATTCAGCGCCATGAACACTATTACCATTGGTGATTTACAAGGCACACAAACGAGTAGTGGTAACAGCTTGATGGCGGTCAACCAACAGTTAGCCATCAGCTTTGGTATCGCCTTTGGCGCGGCAATGCTGAACTTATTGCGTGAACGCCTACATATAGATACGCTTATTGCTTTTCATATCACTTACTGGATATTGGGCGGGATGACCATTCTCTCAGGGATGTATTTCTTACGCTTAAAACCAGAAGATGGTCGCGGCTTGTATTAA
- the sat gene encoding sulfate adenylyltransferase translates to MTQLADTISKDAISKNTSKLVPPHGSSELKPLLLTGDARAQALKLAATLPQITLSSRERGDLIMLGIGGFTPLDGFMNQADWQGVVDNMRLQTGANAGLFWPIPITLSAPKATADSLNKGDKVALVAESGEIMGVLTVEETYTIDKEHECQQVFTTTDSEHPGVQQVLSQDEVNIAGSVEVLSEGEFPTLYPETYKTPAQTRQILADKGWKTVAAFQTRNPMHRSHEYLAKIAIEICDGVLVHSLLGALKPGDIPAEVRQEAIKTLIDNYFKQDTVIQAGYPLDMRYAGPREALLHALFRQNYGCSHLIVGRDHAGVGDYYGAFDAQTIFEKLEKDDLITQPLNIDWTFWCNACGAMASSKTCPHDASQHVKVSGTKLRKALSEDEEVPDNFSRPEVLEILRRYYANIAKEERAEVKLVGASAV, encoded by the coding sequence ATGACCCAACTTGCCGATACTATCTCAAAAGACGCCATCTCAAAAAATACGTCAAAACTTGTACCACCTCATGGTAGCAGCGAACTAAAGCCGTTATTATTAACCGGTGACGCCCGTGCTCAAGCACTCAAACTTGCTGCAACCTTACCGCAAATCACCTTAAGCTCACGTGAGCGCGGTGATTTGATTATGCTCGGTATTGGCGGCTTTACGCCACTTGATGGCTTTATGAATCAAGCCGATTGGCAAGGTGTGGTGGATAATATGCGTCTGCAAACAGGCGCGAATGCAGGCTTATTTTGGCCAATCCCGATTACCTTATCTGCGCCGAAAGCGACTGCTGATAGCCTGAATAAAGGCGATAAAGTAGCACTAGTTGCCGAAAGTGGCGAGATTATGGGTGTCTTGACCGTTGAAGAAACGTACACCATTGATAAAGAACATGAGTGTCAGCAAGTCTTCACCACCACTGACTCTGAGCATCCGGGCGTTCAGCAAGTGCTCAGCCAAGATGAGGTGAATATTGCCGGTAGCGTTGAAGTGCTCAGCGAAGGCGAATTCCCAACCCTGTATCCTGAAACTTATAAAACCCCTGCACAAACTCGCCAAATACTGGCGGATAAAGGTTGGAAAACGGTTGCGGCATTCCAAACCCGTAACCCAATGCACCGCTCACATGAATATTTAGCCAAAATCGCAATTGAGATTTGTGATGGCGTCTTGGTGCATTCATTACTTGGCGCGCTAAAACCGGGTGATATCCCTGCCGAAGTCCGTCAAGAAGCCATTAAAACGTTAATCGATAATTACTTTAAACAAGATACGGTAATTCAAGCCGGTTATCCGCTAGACATGCGTTATGCGGGTCCGCGTGAAGCATTATTACACGCCTTATTCCGTCAGAACTATGGCTGTAGCCATCTGATTGTTGGACGTGACCATGCTGGTGTTGGCGATTATTATGGTGCGTTTGATGCGCAAACCATCTTTGAGAAGTTAGAAAAAGATGACTTGATTACTCAGCCATTAAATATTGATTGGACGTTCTGGTGTAATGCCTGTGGCGCGATGGCATCGAGTAAAACTTGCCCGCATGATGCGTCACAGCATGTGAAAGTATCGGGCACGAAATTGCGTAAAGCCTTATCAGAAGATGAGGAAGTGCCAGATAACTTTAGCCGTCCTGAAGTATTAGAGATTTTGCGCCGTTATTATGCCAATATCGCCAAGGAAGAGCGTGCTGAAGTGAAGTTAGTTGGTGCGTCTGCGGTATAA
- a CDS encoding sulfate ABC transporter substrate-binding protein — MTSYRAADLSTHTAKSKRRAVLGITGVALAIGLTGCSNNNTAATAPNADGTPAATEGQKIELLNVSYDVARDFYKDYNPLFIEHYKTEHPNANITVNQSHGGSSKQALSVANGLQADVVTMNQGSDVELLEKKGLVAKDWQEEFPDKAVPFTSTIVFLVRKDNPKGIKDWADLTKPGVEIVLANPKSTGNGRYAFLGAYGYGLHAFNNDDAKTQSYVKDVLKNVKVYENGGRAATTTFVQRGIGDVLVTFENEANLAATQFGAGKVDIVYPKYSIKSESPVAIVKTVTDKKGTTAAAKDYLDYLWSEPAQQLAANLYLRPSVKSVLDKNGDKLPPIETFRPNDAFGSWDDIMSKFFSDGGVFDKLAVNPPQ, encoded by the coding sequence ATGACATCATATCGCGCTGCTGACTTATCCACTCATACCGCCAAAAGCAAACGCCGTGCGGTGCTTGGTATAACTGGGGTTGCCTTAGCTATTGGCTTGACTGGCTGTAGTAATAATAATACAGCGGCAACCGCGCCTAATGCTGATGGCACGCCAGCTGCGACTGAAGGTCAAAAAATTGAGCTATTGAATGTCTCTTATGATGTGGCACGCGACTTTTATAAAGATTACAACCCACTATTTATTGAGCATTATAAAACCGAACATCCGAATGCCAACATCACTGTCAATCAGTCTCATGGCGGTTCTAGCAAGCAAGCTTTGTCAGTTGCTAATGGCTTACAAGCGGACGTGGTCACCATGAATCAAGGCTCAGACGTTGAGCTGCTTGAGAAAAAAGGTTTGGTTGCTAAGGATTGGCAAGAGGAGTTCCCAGATAAAGCCGTACCCTTTACCAGTACCATCGTATTTTTGGTACGTAAAGACAACCCTAAAGGTATCAAAGATTGGGCAGATTTAACCAAGCCAGGTGTTGAGATTGTCCTTGCCAATCCAAAATCGACAGGTAATGGGCGTTATGCCTTCTTAGGCGCGTATGGTTATGGTTTGCACGCGTTTAATAATGATGACGCCAAAACCCAAAGCTACGTAAAAGACGTGCTAAAAAACGTCAAAGTCTATGAAAATGGTGGACGTGCTGCCACGACGACCTTTGTTCAGCGCGGTATTGGCGATGTTCTTGTTACCTTTGAGAATGAAGCTAATCTTGCTGCCACTCAGTTTGGCGCGGGCAAAGTCGATATCGTTTATCCTAAATACTCGATTAAATCTGAAAGTCCAGTTGCCATTGTAAAAACAGTGACAGATAAAAAAGGCACGACAGCAGCGGCAAAAGACTATCTTGACTATTTATGGAGCGAGCCTGCGCAGCAATTGGCAGCTAACCTTTACTTGCGCCCAAGTGTGAAAAGCGTGCTAGATAAAAATGGTGATAAATTGCCACCTATCGAAACCTTCCGTCCGAATGATGCGTTTGGATCATGGGATGACATCATGAGTAAATTCTTTAGTGATGGCGGCGTGTTTGATAAATTAGCCGTAAATCCACCGCAGTAA
- a CDS encoding sulfate/molybdate ABC transporter ATP-binding protein, translating to MSIEIRNVNKKFGDFTALNDISITVPTGKLTTLLGPSGCGKTTLLRIIAGLEYSDSGQILFDELDVTNTPVQKRHIGFMFQHYALFRHKNIADNVAFGLTLLPKAERPSKADINKRVAELLELVQLPQVANAYPHQLSGGQRQRIALARALAVKPKLLLLDEPFGALDAKVRKELRTWLKNIHHELGITSIMVTHDQEEARAVSDEIVVMNHGIVEQVGTSEELIHHPANAFVSDFLDLV from the coding sequence ATGAGCATCGAGATTCGGAATGTTAATAAGAAATTTGGTGATTTCACCGCTTTAAATGATATCAGTATCACTGTGCCGACTGGAAAGCTGACCACCTTATTGGGTCCATCAGGCTGCGGTAAGACAACCTTACTGCGCATTATTGCAGGGCTTGAATATTCAGACTCAGGGCAGATATTGTTTGATGAGTTGGATGTGACCAATACGCCGGTACAAAAGCGTCATATTGGCTTTATGTTTCAACACTATGCTTTATTCCGGCACAAAAACATCGCTGATAATGTGGCGTTTGGATTAACGTTATTGCCAAAAGCGGAGCGTCCTAGTAAAGCCGATATTAATAAGCGCGTTGCCGAGTTGTTAGAATTGGTACAATTGCCACAAGTCGCCAATGCTTATCCACATCAGTTATCAGGTGGGCAACGGCAACGTATTGCGCTGGCGCGTGCGCTCGCGGTCAAACCAAAGCTGTTATTACTGGATGAGCCTTTTGGGGCACTTGATGCTAAGGTACGAAAAGAGCTGCGCACGTGGCTAAAAAATATCCATCATGAACTGGGTATTACCAGCATTATGGTCACCCACGACCAAGAAGAAGCCCGCGCTGTATCTGATGAAATTGTGGTTATGAATCATGGTATTGTCGAGCAAGTAGGTACTTCCGAGGAGCTCATTCATCATCCCGCCAATGCTTTTGTGAGTGATTTCTTAGATTTGGTGTAG
- the bfr gene encoding bacterioferritin — MKGDKAVIQALNKVLGQSLIAINQYFLHARVARHWGLEALNDSFYHQSIQEMKWSDDLIERILLLEGLPNLQDLGKILIGEDVPEIIECNLRLEKQKLAIITDAITLCEQHRDYVSRQLLVKLKDGNEEYEDWLDTQEDLMKEVGLQNYIQSQMSDDKAP, encoded by the coding sequence ATGAAAGGTGATAAAGCAGTCATTCAGGCGTTAAATAAGGTACTCGGGCAGTCACTTATTGCGATTAACCAGTACTTTTTGCATGCACGCGTGGCGCGTCACTGGGGACTGGAAGCGTTAAACGATTCGTTTTACCATCAGTCTATTCAAGAGATGAAATGGTCAGATGATTTAATCGAGCGTATTTTGCTCTTAGAAGGTCTGCCGAATCTGCAAGATTTAGGAAAAATCCTAATAGGTGAAGACGTACCGGAAATTATTGAGTGCAACTTACGCTTAGAAAAACAAAAGCTAGCTATCATTACTGATGCCATTACCTTATGTGAACAGCACCGCGACTATGTATCGCGCCAACTGTTGGTAAAACTGAAAGATGGCAACGAAGAGTATGAGGATTGGCTGGATACTCAAGAAGACCTTATGAAAGAGGTTGGGCTGCAAAACTATATTCAATCACAGATGAGTGATGATAAAGCGCCTTAA